From a single Fusobacterium sp. IOR10 genomic region:
- a CDS encoding uroporphyrinogen decarboxylase family protein, with product MNKIERIKCAINGEKVDKLPYAFWSHFPKLDLDSDLIAKKTYEFYKEYDIDFVKTMNNGMYSIEDYGCEIDFSPIFQGGVAKLTKTPINEPSDWLKIKDLDITKGTLARELLYLEKILKMLKDENVPVIFTVFTPITTADKLSGKLFRKHIEEGHGEVVHKALKEIAKTTSKLVEKAIEMGADGIFLASQMTCYDVLDEKTYLEYGKPYDLQVLEAASKAWFNVIHVHGDNVLFDIIKDYPVQVINWHAYETLPEIDEAKDMSGKCLMGGIKRMDITNKKRNEIRNEIYRTIKVMKNKKHILTPGCVVRYPLDREMFKFIKEAKEEIESKLNNNF from the coding sequence ATGAATAAAATAGAAAGAATAAAATGTGCAATTAACGGGGAAAAGGTAGATAAACTACCCTATGCTTTTTGGTCTCATTTCCCAAAACTAGATTTGGATTCTGATTTAATAGCTAAAAAAACCTATGAATTTTACAAGGAATATGATATTGATTTTGTTAAAACAATGAACAATGGAATGTATTCAATAGAAGATTATGGGTGTGAAATTGATTTTTCTCCTATTTTTCAAGGGGGAGTTGCTAAATTAACAAAAACTCCAATTAATGAACCAAGTGATTGGTTAAAAATAAAGGATTTGGATATAACAAAGGGAACATTAGCAAGGGAGTTACTTTATTTAGAAAAGATTTTAAAAATGTTAAAGGATGAGAATGTGCCAGTAATATTTACTGTATTTACACCAATAACAACAGCAGATAAACTTTCAGGTAAGTTATTTAGAAAACATATAGAAGAGGGGCATGGGGAAGTTGTTCATAAAGCTCTAAAAGAAATTGCTAAGACCACTAGTAAATTAGTGGAAAAAGCTATAGAAATGGGAGCAGATGGAATATTTTTAGCTTCACAAATGACATGTTATGATGTGTTAGATGAAAAAACATATTTGGAATATGGGAAACCTTATGATTTACAAGTTCTAGAAGCTGCCTCAAAGGCATGGTTCAATGTAATTCATGTTCACGGGGACAACGTACTTTTTGATATTATTAAAGATTATCCAGTTCAAGTAATTAATTGGCATGCCTATGAAACTCTTCCTGAAATAGATGAAGCAAAGGATATGTCAGGGAAATGTTTAATGGGTGGAATAAAACGTATGGATATAACAAATAAGAAAAGAAATGAAATAAGAAATGAAATTTATAGAACGATTAAGGTTATGAAAAATAAAAAACATATTTTAACACCTGGATGTGTGGTAAGATATCCACTAGATAGGGAAATGTTTAAGTTTATAAAGGAAGCAAAGGAAGAAATAGAAAGCAAATTGAACAATAATTTTTAA
- a CDS encoding LysR family transcriptional regulator, with protein MNFTNLSYFLFLAKELNFTSASNKLYISQQSLSTHIAKLEKTFGVKLFERTQPLKLTTAGHVFYKYAKHFLTLKQNLESEMNYIKNEQVLEITIGSTVSRGALILPPLIKKYSDTHPKTKINIIQKRSSNELEEILFKKETDIIIGFTPHRNILFESIYLTSEDYLLGIPENILKEYFPNNFISVIESLQERVNLSLIKNCPFITMPSNTYSGFVLNKLCSKYHIVPNVALEVGNIETQLSLLYEGLGIVLIPSLFVKNKKNKLKNKKIYFFPMREPLAKDISLSITYNKNDPLPKHILDFIHISLDFFNKKSNKC; from the coding sequence ATGAATTTTACTAATTTAAGTTATTTTTTATTTCTAGCAAAGGAATTAAATTTCACATCAGCCTCAAATAAATTATATATATCACAACAATCCCTTAGTACCCACATTGCAAAACTTGAAAAAACTTTCGGTGTTAAATTATTTGAAAGAACCCAGCCTTTGAAACTAACCACAGCAGGCCATGTTTTCTATAAATATGCTAAGCATTTTTTAACTTTAAAACAAAATTTAGAATCAGAAATGAACTATATTAAAAATGAACAAGTCCTTGAAATTACAATAGGAAGCACTGTTTCTAGAGGAGCTTTAATACTTCCCCCATTAATAAAAAAATATTCAGATACCCACCCTAAAACAAAAATAAATATTATTCAAAAAAGATCATCCAATGAATTAGAGGAAATTTTATTTAAAAAAGAAACTGATATTATAATAGGGTTCACACCACATAGGAATATTTTATTTGAAAGTATATATTTAACATCTGAAGATTATTTACTTGGTATCCCTGAAAATATTTTAAAGGAGTATTTCCCAAATAATTTTATATCTGTTATTGAAAGCTTACAAGAAAGAGTAAATTTAAGCTTAATTAAAAATTGTCCCTTTATAACCATGCCTTCAAATACATATTCTGGATTTGTTTTAAATAAACTATGTTCAAAATATCATATTGTTCCAAATGTAGCCTTGGAAGTTGGAAATATAGAAACTCAATTATCTTTACTCTATGAAGGACTTGGAATTGTTTTAATCCCTAGTTTATTTGTTAAAAATAAGAAGAATAAACTAAAAAATAAAAAAATTTATTTCTTTCCCATGAGAGAACCTCTAGCAAAGGATATTTCCCTGTCTATAACCTACAATAAAAATGATCCTCTTCCTAAACATATACTGGATTTTATTCATATTTCCCTTGATTTTTTCAATAAAAAAAGTAACAAGTGTTAA
- a CDS encoding NAD/NADP octopine/nopaline dehydrogenase family protein, whose protein sequence is MKKVTIVGGGASAHVLAPLLSSLNYQVTILTRKPKLWKENIKVEFKDEFGNLEKEIGGTLKLITDNTKKAIESADIIILCLPVAQYFNMLMKIGQYIPREREVFVGMLYGQGGVNLMFQEMKNKFNLTNMVYFSYGLIPFICRIKKYGEIGITYGAKCNNVVAVHPREKFNKLNEIFLSKVCYYFFNNERAHQSDNFVSLTLSASNQIIHISRMYGLYCKNKYGWENKEDIPYFYRDFDSFSADTLGALDKDYEKIREKIKKTHVNEDFKYMINFLDLVNFSYSLDNKNIQESFTTSKTLNQITTPVVLENNRYVLDKNSRFFTDDIFYGLAIAKWIGNYYKLELPMINTLLKWAEDYLGIKIIENNILNENCSYNNVSIGLPSKYSEGISEKFID, encoded by the coding sequence ATGAAAAAAGTAACAATAGTTGGAGGGGGAGCCAGTGCCCATGTACTAGCCCCATTACTTTCAAGTTTAAATTATCAAGTAACAATTCTAACTAGAAAACCTAAATTATGGAAGGAAAATATAAAGGTAGAATTTAAAGATGAGTTTGGAAACCTAGAGAAAGAAATAGGTGGAACTTTAAAATTAATAACTGATAACACAAAAAAAGCAATTGAAAGTGCAGATATAATTATCCTATGTTTGCCAGTTGCCCAGTATTTTAATATGCTTATGAAAATAGGACAATATATACCTAGGGAAAGGGAAGTTTTTGTGGGAATGCTCTATGGACAAGGGGGAGTTAACCTAATGTTTCAAGAGATGAAAAACAAATTTAATTTAACAAATATGGTTTATTTTTCATATGGATTAATTCCATTTATTTGCAGAATAAAAAAATACGGGGAAATAGGAATAACCTACGGTGCTAAATGCAATAATGTTGTAGCAGTTCATCCAAGGGAAAAATTTAATAAATTAAATGAAATATTTTTAAGTAAAGTTTGCTATTATTTCTTTAACAATGAAAGGGCTCACCAAAGTGATAATTTTGTTTCTTTAACCTTGTCAGCTAGTAATCAAATAATTCATATTTCAAGAATGTATGGATTGTACTGTAAAAACAAATATGGATGGGAAAACAAGGAAGATATTCCATATTTTTATAGGGACTTTGATAGTTTTTCCGCTGATACCCTTGGGGCCCTAGATAAAGACTATGAAAAAATAAGGGAAAAGATAAAGAAAACCCATGTAAATGAGGATTTTAAATATATGATTAACTTCTTAGATCTAGTGAATTTTTCCTACAGTCTAGATAATAAAAATATACAAGAATCCTTTACAACTTCAAAAACCCTAAATCAAATTACAACTCCTGTGGTGCTTGAAAACAATAGATATGTACTTGATAAAAATAGCAGGTTTTTCACAGATGATATATTCTATGGTTTAGCCATAGCCAAATGGATTGGAAACTATTATAAGTTGGAGCTTCCTATGATTAATACTCTTTTAAAATGGGCAGAGGATTATTTAGGTATAAAAATTATAGAGAACAATATTTTAAATGAAAATTGCTCATATAATAATGTTTCAATAGGACTACCTTCAAAATACAGTGAGGGAATAAGTGAAAAGTTTATAGATTAA